In the Ictalurus furcatus strain D&B chromosome 13, Billie_1.0, whole genome shotgun sequence genome, GGGGAAGTCTGAGCAGACAGTGCATTCTCTGGGGAGCTGCTCGGGAAACAGCGAGGCATCTCTAGACCTGCCTGCTTCTCACTGGCACCAAATTGAAAAGCAGTCCCAGCAGAGCTACACATAGGCAGGGTCTGTGGAAAAATACAGAACAGTCATGAGACAATGATGAAACCAACCATCATACATTACTAACACAACAAAGCATCAGTTACAGATATGCTCCATGATAACCACTCCAAAATGCCACCATTAGAAGATGCTCAGTGAAGAGGGCTCATCTAAGGGCATGTGTGGTAGTAGATGATGATAGAGCGCATTCTTTTGCCAGGGCTGTCAGTGAAAGCACTATCAgcacttctttcttttcctaAGATCTTCTAACACACAAGGCTGGCAAACAAACCGAGACTAGGACCGCAGGCACGCTCGCACGCTGGGCGCCTGGCACCAGTGATCGTCTTCTGATATTACTCGGGTAACCCTAGCAGAGCTACACCATACACCATACACCAAGCAGTGTGTGGAATAAGACCACTCTGTGCCATCTTACTGATGGATGACTTCCCTTTCCTATAGCCTGATCCTAAAGCCTCCATTTAATACCACTTTCCTTGATTGCTCTCTCGGACACTGATCTACTTTTCTTTCCACTTGGTTAATCATTATTCAAAAATTTCAGTCTACTCTACTGAAGAGGGAAATCAGAACGACATTGGTGATCAAATGTTTTGTAGAGCATAACTTCAGCTGTTACACCTAAATACTTCTGAATTGTTTGTTACAGTCATGTAACACAAATGGTGATGGAACCCAAACCAGTCCAACAGCAATGCAAAAATagcttaactttttttttttaaatcattttttgcCCAGCTCTTCAGatttaattttgttggttgtGTGGATATAAGGCCCACAGCCAACCCTCTTTTACCATATGACAGCTGAACGTGATGCTTAATTAATGCTTGATGGATTTGCACTGGCATGAAGAGGTATCGCGGCTGTTATGGTGCTTCACTGCTGTCGGTCACCGCATGAAAATTTCTGCAAATTTCTTTTAGATGATACAGACCATAAACCTTAATACCATAATCCTTAATCCCCCAAAAATAAACTCTCCTTAAAGCAGCAGGGTGACCTGCTCTCTGCAGACAAATTTCCACCGGTTTCCATTTACCTGGAATACCACCCACCACTATACACAAGCAACATTAATCATGTGTCACACTAATTAAGTAATCAACATGAATTTACAttgtctgctaaatgaacaGTCACCTGCACTATATTGTTGTGATGGACAGGCTGTGGCGAGGAACTCTCTGCTTTGGCAGGATGCAGCTGAGTGGTCTGGATTAGTCCTTGGCCTTGAGGAGAGACAGCTGCTTGGAGGACTGGCTGTCAAACAGAACACAGATATTATAAACACACTCACAAAGAAAACAGAccatacatataaacacagcttTAACGcaggtgtttttttccccacttttaAATAGATCTAGTAAGGTAAGCAAACCCAAAAGCATTGATAGTTAAGAGTACCTGTAGTTTGACATTCGTATTAGTGAGCTGGATTGTAGTGGTGTTGTTGGGTAGAGAGACTGGCAGCAGGATCTGGGTACCCGTATGCTGTGTGGTGAGCAGGGTCTGGGGCTGCCCGATGACCTGAGACATGCCCTGGTGACTGATGAAGAACTGTGGTAGAGGGGTGGCTGTCACTGGGGCAGCGTGGCTTTTCTCCAGCTTCACTACAGATGGAGTGCTACGTGAGGCCAGTGTGCAATTCGGGATAACTGGGCTCTCTGTCTTTACTGTGAGCAGTGAAGCAGCTTGACTGATGCTGCTGTTACTTTCTGTGGAGTTCTGTGCACTCCTCTTCTCTACCTCTAGCTGCATCTTCAGCTTCTCCACCAGCCTCTGTTCCTGTTCCAGCTTCCTTAGCAGCTCCTCAATCTGACGCTGTTTCTCGTGTAGCCTCCTGTCCTGCTCCTCAGGAATAGCTGCTGGCTGGCCACTACCACCCCTGCTTTGGCAGTGGGTCTCCAGCTGACCCTCCATAGCATCCTCTCTATTGTGCACTTCGGAGGATGTAGGGGATACAGGCGGTGTGGAGCTCTGGGTCTCAGGGGGCTGCTGTGCAGGTGACAGGCATGTAGTGGTGCTGGACACCTCCATGGATGTGCCGCAGGTCTGTGCGTTAAGATTGGCGTTGGGAATGGATGCAGAGCTCTCCTGGTAAGGCTTAAGCCGTTCAATCAGGTCTGTTTTGGTTCCAGACACAGGCAGCCCACGCAGCTTTAACTCCATTTTTAGTTCAGCCACCTAAAGATAAAAACAACAGATAGGTGAATAAATGACCTGGCAAACAAATATCTAATTCTTGTATCGTTTCCATAAATTTCTTTCACATAGTGCACAGGTTTCCAACCATGGTTCTGCAGTACACCCTgttctgcacattttagtgtttaccCTGCTGTACCAGCACAGTCTTTAACACAGGAAGGGCTGATAATGAACTGATCAGTTGAATTAGGTGTGCAGGAAgcaggaaaacactaaaatgcgCACTAAAACTAGGGTTGGGAACCTTCAATTAATCATCATTCACAATACCTGAGGATAAAGATTTATCATGAAATAAACACTATTTAGACAACATAAAGGCCACAGAGGTCATCACCTTCATCTCCTCCAGGTTGGCTGGCAGTGTGCCAGCTTTGCGGTTTGACAGGGTGCTATTTGGGCGCACCAGTGCAGCTGGAGGCAGAGACACCACAATGGAGGCAGGAAGACTTTGGGCACTGTTAATGGCAACAGTAGCACTGCTGTTCTGCCCCTCAATCACAGGCCTGCACAGGAAATAGGGTGGAGGTAGGGAGAGGCAGGAGAAGGAAATCTGTTAACAACATGGCGGAAACAATTTCCTCTGTCCTCCTCTCTCACAATAAACAAACTCGGTTGTGAACAATGCACATCAGGCAGAATAAAATGCAACAGCTCAGTTTAAATAAATCTCGCACATGTTCAGATTGAGATGGAAAAGGAAGCTAAAGGAAAAAAGTCTCATTGACTTCCTGCCATTAATAAAGATCAACGGACTTGTTATTGGAAACTAGGTAATGGGCCTAAGGCCCACTGGCAACAACAATATCAATGTTCCAAGACATTTTCCAGCCACAGATGCATTTATATGTGCGCACACAAGCCAACTTGTTGACAAATAACGTACTAATAGTAATACACGACAGCTTTAAAGACAAAATGTGACCTTTATTAAATTAAGATCTGATAGAGACAGTCAGCAGATGCTGTAAAGTGCACGGGTACATTTATTATAAAGAGTACATCAACATAACAACAGAACTCCAGGATATAAACAAAGAGAGAGGACGAAATGAGAGTAATGAGAGGCAAACTTACTTGAGGGGAGCTGGGAGAATGGTCTGGTAGTTGTagtgctgctgttgttgctgaCTGAGGATCTGCAGCTGCAagaagagctgctgctgctgcagtaAACGGGCATAAGAAGAATCCATAGGGGCTTCACTGGGCTCTTGTTTCTGATCTGGAGGAATGTACTGGTGATACTTTAGCTTTTTCACTCGTGGTTTggcttctttgtttttcttactACGACTCTTGTCACTAGCAGTCTTAGGCTGACTTTGCTATAGAATGaagagtaaaagaaaaaaaaacattcacttcagatgttcaaaataataataataataaatatcaagaTCTTTTTCCCTCATGGTGAGTTGTAGACCAACTGACCTTGATGAGAGAAAGCACAGACTTGGAGGGAGGTGTAGTGATTGGTTGAGGCTGTGGAGCTGGAGGGCTGACTGTCTGCTCACTGGTGGAATAAGGCTTGAGAAAATCTGTAACCTGTGTGACAGGAGGGCAGTGCTGCAGCGAGGAGACAAAACGGTAAAAAGGGATGCTCTATCAAATTCACGTTCTGATCAACACAAATGATTAAGTCTTGACAATATTTCCTATTTCATTCAAAGCAGGAATTAAGTAATCACCGGTATTAAATTAGTCGGTAGTGGTGAGGAGGCCTCCATGGCCTTGGACTCCCCAGGTGAAGGTACAGATCCGTGTGACTCCTGACTGCCTGGCTGCTCCGGAGAGAACGCATCGCTGCTGTCCTCATCAAACTCCTGTGTTTTGGGGTAATGCATCTGGCCATCTGCAAAGTCAACACCAGCAGAAAGCAGCATGCTAACTTGCACTAGAATATTAGGGACGCACTGATACCGATGATGGTATTGAGTACTGGTCCGATACCTTGCTCATTTACTTGTACTCATTAAAAAAGCTCTCATACAAACACCTAACACCATGTGATACAATGTGACATAAGCCTAATGTGCGTTATTGTTAATGATCAAATCAAAAATCTGTGGTCTGAAAaactacagcatcttcctgAAATAAAAGTAATCTGATAAAACATCTTAAACCTAAAACTAAGCATGAGGAGCTCacacagcagcacaagtatGTAAAACTATGTAAGGAAAAATAGTCTATAGGTAACTCTAGGTGAGTGAAAATAGCAGTGCTTGCCCTTATCCTTGACACTTCGACATTATCAGCCATTGACGATGAGAAATTTCGATGAAATGCAAAAgatacaaaaacacattttacatacaGATGTACAGTTTTTCTGAAGTGAAACAAAACCTGCTCTTCCCACTGCAACCCTACTCAATCCAAGGTAACTAATGTAACTTGCTAACTTTATAAAGGATGATCCTACATATAATGATAACGCAGCCTAGATGTATACAAACAACTGTCAGCCCTCCTTGGAACTTCATCTACCAATGATAGCCTCTTTGAGACTGGATGCGACAGGCAGGATGTTTTTCTCCACCAACTCCATGGGGCCAGGACGCTGTGCAATCTTCTCATTGAGATCATCAGCCAGTCGAGCTCTCTTCAGCTTCAGCTGCGTAGCCTGCAGTGATGGCTCTGCCACAGTCTCTGCCGAATCAACAGAAACAGCAATATTTAACTCCCAAGCCAAAAATACTGCCATCAAAAGCCACCAAAACCATGACAGGCCATCACCACAGGCCTCATCATACTCGCTTATCATGCTGAGCATGCAGTGTGAACGAGGGCCTACCTTGCAAGATGTGCATGCGGACCAGCTCAGCCCTTTCTGGACGACTCCGAATCTTGTGCTTTAGGAAATTCTCTGTCTTTAGAGAAATTAAGTGAAGGGTAAAATTATGGAAATCTCTCCAACTCATtgtttaaacacttaaaaagaACAGAACTGGATCGTTTGCAAACAGAAGCTCAGGCTACTTAAACATCCCATATGGCCCAAATCAGGTAGAGAGATCTAGATCCCTCTTTGCACTTGTGGGTGGTGAGGACTAGAGAACAATGCCCTGCGCTTACCCTGGCTCTCTCCAGACTGCGGATCTGTTCATGGAACGCCGCTGGGCTCTTGAGTGCTGCAAACAGGGGAACACAGAGCTGTGAGCTTTTCCACACACTTCAAACACACGGTACGGTTAAAGCTGGTGGAACTTCATGCTCTCGCAGTAAAACCACACTCAGGACAAACAGACATATCTTTATCTGTGGAAACTTGAGCTTAAGTGGAATCTTGTCAATCTAAAAGCTGTGCATTAGGTCACACAAGGGTCAGAGGACAGAAGTGTGCGTTTTAGTGCTCTTGCAGACTTCGGACAGGGGCTGGTCATGAGAGTAGTTATGAGTAACAGTAGAGTAAGCCcttcttaaataataataagcttttaaaataatgcattCCAAGTTCAGTCGTAATATGATAGTGTTTAATGAGGAAAAATGGAGGCACTCATAAGAAAAGGACTGCAGagattaattttcattttaataactcCCTGTTTGATATCAATCAATCCttcctttctaaaaaaaaaaaaaaaaacaaaggagagATTTTAACAATGAATAAATCGTACCCGATCTACCGAAGCACAACAGAACAATTTCGAGTATGAGGTTTAAGTAAGCAGCATGGTTGAAGGGTACAGGTTGTACTCACGTGGCATGATGCCCTGGTCAACGAGCTGCTCCCGAGTGCGTCGCTGCTGCAGCCGCAACTGAAGGACtgtaagaaaacaacaacagggtCACTCACATCATGTGACTACatagcactacacacacacacacacacacacacacacctgagaggaCGGGATATCAAACATTCAATCTGGACGCTCTTTTTttcacagacgcacacacacacacaaacttacaAAAGAAATTCTACACACTTCCCTCTTTTTTATAAACACtgtataagtgcaccatttaaaAAGATGTGTTTATTCTTCCTGTAGCCATTTTTCACCACATTCCTTAGACAGCATATacaatggcaacaatttatgaaaataaaaagtacaatctACAGTGTAATCTGGAAACAAACCAATGTGACCAAAACATCTGGTGATTATTGAAGGCATTATGTAAAACACAATTATTactatatacacagtatctatagcacatataaaacattaaacaatatATAAGCAGATAGACCAACGTTGTTTTGAAATGATTGAATTGATAAACAAGTATAGACCTATACGacttatatacacatatatgtgacCTATAAAGATGTTTAGACCTATACAACTTATATAAACGTATATGTGACCTATATAAACATGTATAGACCTATATGACTTAATCATGATCATGATCTAAAACCAAGCCAACTTACTTTGGCCAAATAATTGCAAAATAAGTGTTTATCTTAGACATACAAAGCACAAAAGCTCTTGCTGTCCCTTGGTGATGTCAAACCCACGGAACAATTCTAATGCACTGCTTCTTAGTAAAGGCGGGTTGAGTGACCCTACTCTACCATGCATGGCTGTCCCAGTGACTCAGTTGTCTGGATTTAAGCAGCTGACTCGGTTTGGTTCTTTGCTGGGGGAATATCTATAATCACAATAACCTGTGCTCAAAATAACCACAGAACAGGCAtaagcctgttttttttctaacaacAGTTCTAATATTGTAGATACTAAAGCATCTGGAGCCGGTTCCTTTACTGTGGGCTCAGCTCAGCTGGAGAGTGACGTATAAACAGACATGAAAGGCAGCTGAgaagaagccaaaaaaaaagtgaaaaataaaaacactgaaattgatttgtttatatccATCTGGTAATGAGGCAGAGGAAAGAGCAGCACCTGAGCTGAAGACATTCCCGCAGACAGCATGGCGCTCTACTCCCAGACACGCCATGATTCCTCAGGCGAGCACTGGTCTTTCCAAATCCACTGCTAGCGTCTTCTCTCATACTCCAGAGCGGATCatgctgactgactgactgtttgTGCATGCCGttatgagtgtgagagaggcgGGATCTGCACCTTGAACACTCCCACCCACTGCATCATCGGCTCTCTATATCAACCTCTCCAGTGGTTGCAATGCCCTTCTGAGGAGCTGGGCTTCTCTTTGTATTTGGGAAATTTACAAgcgaaagaaaacatttttctgGCGTTGACATTTGTTATTTGATCAAACCTAGTTTCAGTCggacaacaaaaaacatctggAGAACTGTTTCTGTCCGAAGAGCCTGCGTTTCATTTCTGATGCATACAGCATACCAACATTGAGCCTTAAAGACgcaaaagaatgaaaaaagggGTACTGAAAGTACAAGCCTGCAGCCGGATGACTGACATAAGCAGTGCCCTGAGAGAAATGTGTAAACTTCCCCTCCACGACACGGTGACCTCAGCAGAGCAAGTAGTCAACAGTGTCAATCTGATGCTGACGTGCGAACAGCCAACCACACAGAGCTGTGAACTACTCCGTGGATATAAATGGTGCTGTAAGTTTTCACATGTCAATCAAAAGCGCAAACCCAAACAAGGCACTAAAATAAAGTTAGACTTGGTCAATCTGCCACTCTCATATTGGGGATGGTGAGGCATTCCTGTGTGATTGCCAGTAGTTAAAGGGAGGAATGCATGCCAAATAGTTGTCAGGAAACTATTTATCATACTTTGGGTATATAActttccaataaataaatgaacaaaacacacagtacTGACAGCAAATACCAAGGCATGGAAGATTAATAAGTGTTCTGTAGCGTGTCTCAATCCAACTACATGATGAATTAATATCTGACAAATAAACTacgtacatttttatttcttagttCCACAGCTGAAACAAGTTTTTACCAGGTAGCCTTGTAATCTAACATTATCCAAACGAACTTCCTGTCAACATTAAACATCTCATGTTTAATCCCATTACTGTTGTTAACAATAATGGGAAGTTTTTAAACATCCCATGTTTAAAGACTTCCCATTACTGTTACTGACATCCGACAGTATCATTCCAAAACCTCCCAAATTATTACCCTCCGATTATCGATATCtgaattagggctgcaactaacgatcaTTAGCGATTATTTggccgattatttatttattttttttccgattaatcggcagggggggggggggggttcacctttcagtaccatttttttgtttgcaaatagaaccttcagactaaaactttacattaacacaactgtttgtccaattatatattatacacacacacaaatatatatatatatatatatatattatatattatatatatatacacacatatatatatatatatatatatatatatatatatatacacacacacatacatacatacatacatacacacacacacacacacacacacatatatataaaatgcaatattttttatggattttttatggatgcacaaaaaagcactgaattaaactatagtcctaaattagtaataaaatctcacttttaCTATTACTCTATTACTCACTGCTTTttggcatattgttttacttatgtttactttggtcatactgtttttaattagacattacagaacTTTACATTGCGAGTGAGGAGCAGCATGGCCTTGTACAATgtacaacagaatttacactgtaaGCGcgcaaataaaacatataatgtcaataaacatgaattaaACTAGACCTTTTACAtcagtttccccaaccccttgtacacagtggagcattttggatataaatgtaagtttgtgctcatgcatcactgtcgtgcttctgTGCTACGCAAACTCTGCGTTGTAAAGTTTACAGGTTACAGTCTTCTTCacagcatttaatataaaataattcccTGCCTTATTGGGTCACACATtcaactcccccccccccccccccccttttttttccacctgatagtgactgaggtcatgttgagCATAAAATGCTGACATAaatagtaaactgaagaaattcagTGTTGTTGTATTCCAATAAAGCTAGCGGCATCGTATTACATGCATTTGGCGTCATGTGCCATCGACTAGGAAACCGGTTAGTGAATaaaacgctagtgttccatttgagatgatactacccttctaaaattcatacactagacggtagagtacatagcaCATAACGGAAGTGTATTCTCCGatgcgtgttttcagaacagaagtaacgcagTGAGTAAACCTCTCCCGTGCCGCACGCACActaactaatcgataatgagattcgtttacaacgattttcataatcgattattattggTTTTATTGATTAAGTTGTTGCATCTCTAATCTGGATTGATGAAGTGAACGTGTGCGTCAATATTTGTTCCTCAGTAATTAGAACGTATGTGAACGTTCTCAGCTGCACGTGTGCGCAGTGGACTCACCGTTCTTGCGCTCGTTAAGAGGTGGTAGGTTCTGGCTGGGCTGCAGGGACAGTTCCTCCATCTCGTGGGTCACCGCCTCGCTCTGAGGACTGGGTACCAACAGCCCCCCTGCGCCAGCTTCTCCCTGGGCATTCATGTCTCCTCCGGGAGGAGTTGAGGGACTCCCTGGAGATCCGCACAAATCAGCAAGCTCACAGCCAACCCCTGTTGTCTCTGATAAACACAGAGATCCCTGGGATTTCTGCAGGTATGGAAAACAAAGAGAGGGGAAATAAATGAGCTGAAATTGTTCAAAATTGCCTTACAATGAATACTGATGTAAGAATGTAATATTAATAGGAGTGTATGTATCTGATAACGAATACTGGTATTAAGACTGGTATTAGTCCTGATTGATCGGATCTGACATTCCCCCAACTGATCCGATGTACAATGATGCACGTAATCCTGTAAAACATCAGACTGACTGACGCAAATTgctttaaaacatgttttgatGTTTCACATAACTAAGCTTTAAGAGTCTGTTTGCCTACTATGAGGAAGTCAATATCAGATCACAGAGGTGCATAAATCATAAATGTTCCAGTGTGCTATCAATACCAAATTTGGGTTGTCTGGAAACCTAACTGACAAGACTAAAAAATGCTAGCTATGATATGACAAGTTAGTTAATACAGACTCAGAAAACTATATGTTCATTATACGTTTCTATCAAAATTTCAAAAGCAGCACATCATGTTTGCaccatcaaaaataaataaataaataaataaataaataaataaatgtgttttaaaaaaaaaaaattcagcaagTTGGTGGACGAACATTCTGGCCTTGGTGTTTTCTCCTCCCTTTGCATTATGCgtacagtacatacatacacaatgaAAGCTCATGTTTTGCAAACATCAATAAGGAGTAGGTTTTTTTTATCCTGGTTGTTCAACCCACTTGTCCACCAAAcaactataaataaaacactaagaGCCGGGACACAAAATAGGCGACCGATTTGTTCACCCTTGGATCAGATTCAAGGATCAGCCAATACAGCAAGCTCTGATATCATAAATCCAACAAATGGGACCGGTGTGAACCTAGACAGCAACAGTAAAACACCACGCCATTATACAGAGACCAATGCAATTTCTAAAATGCAGCAGAAGGAGGGTGAGGGTTTGGTGTTTCCTTCATTCCCTGGATTTGCCTTGCCAATGAAAAGGATGCGGTAAAGTCTGTAATATCACTTCAGTCATACAGAAGAACCATAAACATTGAGTCATGACCATCAAAACTGAACCACACTGAACCACACACTCATTTCTACTGGTGTACATGCCTCAGAAAAATTAATTAACCCTGAGCTAGTCGATGCATCATTGCTTCAAGTTTCTGACATCATGCTGGTTTAAGAGTTGGACATAAAACATTCTGGGTACACGCACAAAACCTTCATTCATCAAAGAACTGTAACACGATATAAAATGTTAGAATTGCCTTTGCTGACACAAAATACCCTAACCACATTAATGTGCTCAAACGGAGGAGATTATTACAGTAAAAACATTGTGGCCTGATGTTTCTCACTGCAAGTTAACAGTGAGtaattttccccattcttctTCAGTTCAGTAACGGTTTCCAACACATTACATCATATGAAGTTATAAAATCCTGATGAAATCTTGATGTCACTCGATCAGCAGTAATCATATCAGCAATATCAGTGGTCATGATAGGTTTGTCTACAATTACATACTCAGTTAAGAAAAAAAGTATCtttaaaaatattgttaaaaaaCCCATAAAGAACTCCCTTTccccaaaatatatataaaaacacagttTTAATATTGGCAATTTCTGCCACCAATAAAGTAGTCTTTACAActaacagtaaaaataaattgcattaataaagtggaatacTGGCCTGTATACAAACTTTATACCAGTTTAGCTTAGAGGCATCAGGGACACacatcttttattattttattactaacTGGGGGTGTAACGATGCAATTCTGGTCACGATTTAACTCGATTCACAATACTAACTTCTTAAATTTTTGAATCAtacataatgcaaaataatgtacattttagTCTGCATGaaactaaataaattaaaaatagctATGAACGAGAGGTTTAATTTGTAAAGACAAAATATATTACAGGTTCAGATCTTAAAAAGaactaaatatatttataaattctcccaaaaatttgactgaataaaCAAAATCTCTGACCCTGGGAAAGTGACTGACTGAAACATCGACTGAGCTCTGCAGCAGTGTCTGAGGAGGGTCATGTCAATCAacaatagagctccaaagtcggctaaaatgcccaGATTTCTGCTGCCTCTTTCTCGGTCACTGCAGATTGCAGTGGGCTGGTGTTGTTTGAAAGCGAACAATCTAACAATCTTGTCATCTTCCTTGAAAACGACATTTCTTTCCTCTTGAATGAATACCACTGAGAATACATTTTCAGAATACATCATTCCAGAACAAGTTTCCTTAGCTAAAATGCCCAGTGCTTAGTGAAATCCA is a window encoding:
- the mrtfba gene encoding myocardin-related transcription factor B codes for the protein MNAQGEAGAGGLLVPSPQSEAVTHEMEELSLQPSQNLPPLNERKNVLQLRLQQRRTREQLVDQGIMPPLKSPAAFHEQIRSLERARTENFLKHKIRSRPERAELVRMHILQETVAEPSLQATQLKLKRARLADDLNEKIAQRPGPMELVEKNILPVASSLKEAIIDGQMHYPKTQEFDEDSSDAFSPEQPGSQESHGSVPSPGESKAMEASSPLPTNLIPHCPPVTQVTDFLKPYSTSEQTVSPPAPQPQPITTPPSKSVLSLIKQSQPKTASDKSRSKKNKEAKPRVKKLKYHQYIPPDQKQEPSEAPMDSSYARLLQQQQLFLQLQILSQQQQQHYNYQTILPAPLKPVIEGQNSSATVAINSAQSLPASIVVSLPPAALVRPNSTLSNRKAGTLPANLEEMKVAELKMELKLRGLPVSGTKTDLIERLKPYQESSASIPNANLNAQTCGTSMEVSSTTTCLSPAQQPPETQSSTPPVSPTSSEVHNREDAMEGQLETHCQSRGGSGQPAAIPEEQDRRLHEKQRQIEELLRKLEQEQRLVEKLKMQLEVEKRSAQNSTESNSSISQAASLLTVKTESPVIPNCTLASRSTPSVVKLEKSHAAPVTATPLPQFFISHQGMSQVIGQPQTLLTTQHTGTQILLPVSLPNNTTTIQLTNTNVKLQPVLQAAVSPQGQGLIQTTQLHPAKAESSSPQPVHHNNIVQTLPMCSSAGTAFQFGASEKQAGLEMPRCFPSSSPENALSAQTSPVASSLTNGPLNKSPSQVSPAFILPSPAFSHAPKSREPPPYEDAVKQTRSLQAAAITQFPTATSQQMDDLFDILIESGEITPFSQQEPSVPKLMPVTASITTLPVNTALSRPPAQVQMAPPPALLVEPMPSLASLASDNQLEALLEGTLGCEGEPEHRTLGLLEELHSQLLDQPHSPMDTSELSFNEPSAPLSSTSSFSLQDTGMDSMEWLDLTMPRPIGPLDPLGIGSDFLDAHDLHLHWD